One window of the Candidatus Zymogenus saltonus genome contains the following:
- a CDS encoding response regulator, translating to MSTVIYKPVEILLVEDNPADVRITVEALKESKIKNNLNIVNDGVEALDFLRKVGKHAESPKPDLILLDLNLPKKDGREVLKEIKEDPKLKRIPVVILTISKADEDIIRTYDLHANCYITKPVDMEQFVKVVKSIEDFWFTIVVLPDGK from the coding sequence ATGAGCACTGTAATCTACAAACCTGTTGAGATCCTCTTGGTCGAGGATAACCCGGCGGATGTGCGGATTACCGTTGAGGCGCTTAAGGAGAGTAAAATAAAAAATAATCTCAACATTGTAAATGACGGGGTTGAGGCCTTGGATTTTTTAAGAAAAGTGGGGAAACATGCCGAATCTCCGAAACCCGATCTCATTCTCCTTGATCTGAACCTCCCCAAGAAGGACGGACGCGAGGTGCTAAAGGAGATAAAGGAAGACCCCAAACTGAAAAGAATCCCGGTTGTGATCCTGACCATCTCAAAGGCGGACGAAGATATTATCAGGACCTACGATCTGCATGCAAACTGTTATATTACAAAACCGGTTGATATGGAACAGTTTGTCAAGGTCGTCAAGTCCATCGAGGACTTCTGGTTTACTATAGTAGTATTGCCGGACGGAAAATGA
- a CDS encoding PAS domain-containing protein → MRISIRAQIITGFLILLVLMGALSYYMISNTRRSLMNSAGSDLMFFADEKLDDIDNHINFHLEQLQLYTRRNYLRDEVERSNKVFDADPKVEPLIKRREEEIGRSNDGFLSPLSKEIINSDFSIQLRTDLIEYLSEIHGYSSFSRTTVTNRYGAVIASTSRFGKYDYKEDDWWIAARENGFSLSSVVYDEGIEKYTVYLATRIEDGKGNFIGVIRGALDIMGIAHNTEVGKSRYETMELKLLTTDGKVIYTTQPFVPFEDISDSLFFKTMNKKEGYFTFREAKRDFLISYIKRESLGSLKSIELILVIEADLGEVLQPLYALERQMLYFSLLTLLVGVVVSLFASYYVTRPIKELTDFSRAVTIENLNKPVDKSLTGLKSEIGSLASSFDRMIRDLRKSQQNLIQQEKSREREATAAVMINTITESAVLLDRQGKVILANDTICERLGVSREKLVGSYIYDFLPKRVAKTKKSKIDEVFRTGKPVNFEDQRFGKNSINSIYPIFDEEGAVENVVMFGYDITKRKQIEKELQHKNEELIKKSEELVRSNRDLEQFAYVASHDLQEPLRAVSSFSQLLSQRYNDRLDKDAQEFIGFIVNGSVRMQQLINDLLSFSRVSTRGKPLEQTDANSVLGQTMVNLSATIEENRAIITNEELPTVMADASQLVQVFQNLIGNAIKFKRGDLPYIHVSAYEEDGSWVFSVKDNGIGIEQEYFDKIFVIFQRLHGKDEYSGTGIGLAICKKIIERHGGKIWVESEPQKGSTFHFTIPQ, encoded by the coding sequence ATGCGAATCAGCATAAGAGCACAGATTATTACCGGATTTCTTATCCTGCTTGTCCTCATGGGCGCTCTCTCCTATTATATGATCTCGAATACAAGAAGGTCGCTTATGAACTCCGCAGGATCCGACCTTATGTTTTTCGCCGACGAAAAATTAGACGACATCGACAACCATATCAATTTTCATCTGGAACAGCTCCAATTATACACCCGGCGCAACTACCTTCGCGATGAAGTGGAGCGGTCAAACAAGGTCTTTGACGCCGATCCGAAAGTGGAGCCGCTCATTAAGAGGAGGGAAGAGGAGATCGGGAGATCAAATGATGGTTTTCTCTCTCCATTGTCAAAAGAGATCATCAACAGCGATTTCTCCATTCAATTAAGAACCGATCTCATTGAGTATCTAAGTGAAATCCACGGCTACTCCTCTTTTTCAAGGACCACCGTTACAAACAGGTACGGGGCGGTAATTGCTTCAACATCCCGCTTTGGTAAATATGATTACAAAGAAGATGATTGGTGGATTGCCGCGCGTGAAAACGGATTCTCATTAAGCTCCGTCGTATACGACGAGGGTATCGAAAAATATACTGTCTACCTGGCCACGCGAATCGAAGACGGTAAAGGCAATTTCATCGGCGTTATAAGAGGCGCGCTCGATATTATGGGGATAGCGCATAATACGGAGGTGGGAAAATCGCGATACGAAACGATGGAGCTTAAACTATTAACAACGGACGGAAAAGTGATCTACACAACCCAACCTTTTGTTCCCTTTGAAGATATTTCGGACAGCCTTTTTTTTAAGACAATGAACAAAAAAGAAGGCTATTTTACGTTTCGAGAGGCCAAGCGGGATTTTCTAATCTCTTACATAAAAAGAGAGAGCCTTGGATCGTTAAAAAGTATTGAACTCATTCTTGTCATAGAGGCCGATTTAGGTGAGGTATTACAGCCTCTTTATGCATTAGAGAGACAGATGCTTTATTTCTCGTTATTAACTTTGCTGGTTGGCGTCGTAGTCTCTTTATTTGCATCATATTACGTTACCAGGCCGATCAAGGAATTGACCGATTTCTCCAGGGCTGTGACAATTGAAAACCTGAACAAGCCGGTTGACAAATCGCTCACCGGGCTGAAGAGCGAAATAGGATCGCTGGCTTCATCCTTCGACCGGATGATACGTGATCTCAGAAAATCCCAGCAGAATCTCATTCAGCAGGAGAAATCAAGGGAGAGAGAAGCGACGGCCGCCGTCATGATTAACACGATTACGGAATCGGCGGTGCTGCTGGACAGGCAGGGCAAGGTAATTTTGGCCAATGACACTATATGCGAAAGACTCGGCGTTTCCAGGGAAAAACTGGTGGGATCTTACATCTACGATTTTCTGCCGAAAAGAGTTGCAAAGACGAAAAAATCAAAAATTGACGAGGTGTTTCGTACCGGCAAGCCCGTAAATTTTGAGGATCAGCGGTTTGGGAAAAACAGCATTAACAGCATATACCCTATTTTTGATGAAGAAGGCGCGGTTGAAAATGTCGTCATGTTCGGGTACGACATCACCAAGCGAAAACAAATCGAGAAAGAGCTTCAACACAAGAACGAAGAGCTTATCAAAAAGAGTGAAGAGCTCGTCAGGTCGAACAGGGATCTTGAGCAGTTCGCCTATGTCGCATCCCACGACCTCCAGGAGCCTCTAAGGGCTGTGTCGAGCTTTTCCCAGCTCTTGTCTCAAAGATACAATGATAGGCTCGATAAAGACGCCCAGGAGTTCATTGGGTTCATCGTGAATGGCTCCGTGAGGATGCAACAGCTGATTAATGACCTCCTGTCATTTTCGCGGGTAAGCACCCGCGGGAAACCGTTAGAGCAGACCGATGCCAATTCGGTTCTCGGGCAAACGATGGTCAATTTGTCTGCCACGATAGAGGAAAACAGGGCCATTATCACCAACGAAGAACTGCCGACCGTTATGGCCGATGCCTCTCAGCTTGTCCAGGTCTTCCAGAATCTTATTGGAAACGCTATAAAGTTCAAAAGGGGAGATCTCCCCTATATTCATGTTTCCGCTTATGAAGAAGACGGCAGCTGGGTCTTCTCGGTCAAGGACAACGGGATCGGCATTGAACAGGAATATTTTGACAAGATATTCGTGATTTTTCAGCGCCTGCACGGAAAGGACGAGTACTCCGGGACCGGGATCGGCCTTGCAATATGTAAAAAAATTATAGAGCGGCACGGCGGAAAGATTTGGGTTGAGTCGGAACCCCAAAAAGGCTCAACTTTTCATTTTACCATACCCCAGTAA
- a CDS encoding amino acid ABC transporter substrate-binding protein, translating into MKRKILFFIFMSTIMVEIGLIITTCSLENDKVELGAIIALSGSASNHVDVRDGMLLTVDEINKRGGINGRKISLVVRDSESDPKIGLKAFEDIEKQDRPIVYFSTLSTVSTAISPLAEKNKVVLMGLVVSAPDITKDKEWTYRFYPTSEDEANSALFLAKYLKVKRLGILYQDEVYGISIKEILEEKFREKGGIVAGEPFAVKNPDFSGAVERLMDVDAVCIIGYAGNMVPAIEKLRESGYTGKIIGTSGVAGLAETRPEINGVYIVTPSIYNEDYRYVMELKEKFESQYERELTHHVATGYEAIKLIAGLLEGKELSRENVRSVLEKGFVFPCVFGDIEVIPGENDAYVPLFPAYVKNNKIEYLQ; encoded by the coding sequence ATGAAAAGGAAAATTCTTTTTTTCATATTCATGTCGACAATAATGGTGGAAATTGGCCTGATTATCACAACATGCTCGTTGGAAAACGATAAAGTAGAGCTCGGCGCGATTATCGCCCTTTCCGGCTCGGCTTCAAACCACGTTGATGTCAGGGACGGTATGCTCCTTACCGTTGACGAGATCAACAAGCGGGGCGGAATCAACGGGAGGAAGATAAGCCTTGTTGTGCGAGACAGCGAATCTGACCCGAAAATTGGTCTAAAGGCATTTGAAGATATAGAAAAACAAGATAGACCTATAGTGTATTTCTCAACGCTCAGCACCGTTTCAACAGCGATCTCGCCGCTGGCCGAGAAGAATAAGGTGGTTCTCATGGGGCTTGTTGTATCGGCGCCCGACATCACAAAAGACAAAGAATGGACTTATCGTTTTTACCCTACCTCGGAGGACGAGGCAAACTCCGCACTTTTTCTCGCGAAATATTTGAAGGTCAAAAGACTCGGGATACTTTATCAGGACGAAGTATATGGAATATCCATAAAAGAAATATTGGAGGAAAAATTCAGGGAAAAGGGTGGAATTGTGGCAGGTGAACCGTTTGCTGTCAAAAATCCCGATTTTTCGGGAGCGGTTGAGAGGCTTATGGATGTTGATGCGGTATGTATTATTGGTTATGCGGGTAACATGGTTCCAGCAATAGAAAAGCTCAGAGAGTCCGGGTACACCGGTAAAATTATAGGAACCTCGGGTGTTGCGGGTCTTGCGGAGACCAGGCCTGAAATTAACGGTGTATACATAGTTACACCGTCAATTTACAATGAAGACTATCGCTATGTAATGGAGCTGAAGGAAAAGTTCGAGTCCCAATACGAAAGAGAGCTGACGCATCATGTCGCCACCGGCTACGAAGCAATAAAGCTGATAGCGGGTCTCCTTGAAGGCAAAGAGCTGTCGCGGGAAAATGTAAGATCTGTATTGGAAAAAGGGTTTGTCTTTCCCTGTGTGTTTGGCGATATAGAAGTCATACCTGGGGAAAATGATGCATATGTCCCTCTTTTTCCTGCGTATGTGAAGAACAATAAGATCGAGTATCTCCAGTAG
- a CDS encoding CDP-alcohol phosphatidyltransferase family protein: MSKDTSLKQNSNFLLIQLVTFARVPITIGVSFILIYTTRSVFVIFLCAALLGIAELSDIFDGMFARKLEVVSEWGSMFDPFADSISRLIIYWTFAVIGFVLPFVPLSMAIRDIIVAYSRIILAQRGKSVSAKLSGKIKAIVQGTGTIIIIIGPLYWGFIGKWTVYALSWIVIVVTLASAVEYAYSAINVLSKEGVRPK; this comes from the coding sequence ATGTCAAAGGACACTTCTTTAAAACAAAACTCGAATTTCCTATTGATTCAATTAGTCACATTCGCCAGAGTCCCAATAACCATTGGAGTGTCTTTCATTCTGATTTATACTACTCGATCTGTCTTTGTCATATTCCTGTGCGCAGCACTGCTCGGAATCGCCGAGCTCTCTGATATTTTTGACGGCATGTTCGCCCGCAAGTTAGAGGTTGTCAGTGAGTGGGGCTCTATGTTTGATCCATTTGCCGATAGTATATCACGATTGATTATTTATTGGACTTTTGCCGTCATAGGTTTTGTTCTGCCCTTCGTTCCTCTTTCCATGGCCATACGAGATATAATCGTAGCATACAGCAGGATTATTTTAGCACAGAGAGGCAAGTCGGTCTCCGCCAAGTTAAGCGGAAAAATCAAGGCTATAGTTCAAGGAACCGGGACCATCATTATAATTATTGGCCCTCTATACTGGGGATTCATCGGGAAGTGGACTGTCTATGCTCTATCATGGATAGTCATCGTAGTCACTCTTGCATCTGCGGTTGAATATGCTTATTCAGCAATTAATGTTTTATCAAAAGAAGGGGTTCGCCCTAAATAA
- a CDS encoding site-specific integrase, translated as MSGPIVLYPLRHLSVNTITSNSISKLLSIFRELSRVRSIKHSFVFTRNNGEPVKDIRKAFENACRRAGIENFVFHDLRHTFNTNMRKAGVDLTVIMDITCHRTTEMFLRYNTVDDYDVRKAMERLSNYLEEGSEKGLQESGT; from the coding sequence CTGTCCGGCCCGATAGTGTTATACCCCCTTCGCCATCTCTCTGTAAACACAATAACCTCCAATAGTATATCAAAGCTCCTCTCCATTTTCAGAGAGCTAAGCAGAGTGAGAAGCATCAAGCACAGCTTTGTTTTCACCCGCAACAACGGCGAGCCGGTTAAAGACATCAGGAAGGCCTTCGAAAATGCGTGCAGGCGGGCGGGGATCGAGAACTTCGTCTTTCATGATCTCAGACACACCTTCAACACCAATATGCGAAAGGCAGGGGTCGATCTGACGGTGATCATGGACATCACTTGTCACAGGACGACGGAGATGTTCCTCAGATACAACACGGTTGACGATTACGATGTCAGAAAGGCGATGGAGAGGCTGTCGAACTATCTCGAAGAGGGGTCAGAAAAGGGCCTTCAAGAAAGTGGAACATGA
- a CDS encoding acetyltransferase: MKDIIIFGAGGFAREVAFVIKEINRITPAWRILGFAEADDRNVGKSVGAYTVYCSEEDVHEMEVDAVIAVGNPEILRKIAGNFREQKKVSFPNVVHPNTVYDKERIVMGEGNIVCAGVYFTTDIQIGNFNHFNLSTTIGHDVVIGDYCIINPGVNISGGVTFGNRCNIGTGASILQNISIGDRVTVGAGAVVTRDIEDGVTAVGVPAKPL; this comes from the coding sequence GTGAAAGATATTATAATATTTGGAGCCGGCGGTTTTGCCAGGGAGGTGGCGTTCGTCATCAAAGAGATAAACAGGATCACTCCCGCTTGGCGCATCCTCGGTTTCGCGGAAGCGGACGATAGAAACGTCGGTAAGAGTGTCGGCGCCTATACCGTTTATTGCTCCGAAGAGGACGTGCATGAAATGGAAGTCGACGCGGTAATTGCCGTCGGGAATCCGGAGATATTGAGGAAGATTGCGGGAAACTTCCGGGAGCAAAAAAAGGTCTCGTTTCCGAACGTTGTCCATCCCAATACAGTTTATGACAAAGAGCGCATCGTTATGGGAGAGGGGAATATCGTATGCGCGGGAGTCTATTTTACCACCGATATTCAGATCGGAAACTTTAACCACTTCAATCTATCCACAACTATCGGACATGATGTGGTAATTGGAGACTACTGTATTATTAATCCCGGAGTCAATATATCGGGGGGCGTTACCTTTGGCAATAGATGTAATATCGGAACGGGGGCGTCGATACTTCAAAATATAAGTATTGGAGACAGGGTTACAGTAGGAGCCGGCGCCGTGGTGACGAGAGACATTGAAGACGGAGTAACTGCAGTCGGCGTCCCGGCCAAGCCGCTGTGA
- a CDS encoding sulfatase: MAKDKDNKKKINRRKFILSGGLTALAAYSSYRNWDKLLPFIKFPYTRFFDKRPNIMIIALDTLRADHLGCYGYGRGISPNIDNFSKDATLYWNTMSQSNWTLPAFSSLFTSLYPHRHANGIGYDTKNKITGSSLPKNIPNLADILSHMGYYTNAITGGYYVSDTVGFDIGFKKFHQMGNPTQGIRKDLPLQIEMARDWITRNHSFTKFFMFFHTYECHNPYRPPQKYLDMIDPLYNGPPISGNVTHDFVLKRTPGITEVTPEIVERYISLYDAEILYTDAVVGEFFGFLKEKGIYDDSLIILLSDHGDEFYERGGWNHGHTMYDELLRVPIIVKYPGGEKTGVDSLRLARLIDVMPTILFDVLGVEREGWFMEGVPLSEPLDDPIGIAEGKMTWDGMNLFSLRQGELKYVFDENERRTMVFDLKEDPGEKRNLIRKRRDEALRIESIAKDYESIYMSNLKNLLDPKSVDDETIEVLKDLGYL; this comes from the coding sequence ATGGCAAAAGATAAGGATAATAAAAAGAAAATAAACCGAAGGAAGTTTATCCTCTCGGGGGGGCTGACGGCCCTGGCGGCCTATTCCTCTTACAGAAACTGGGATAAACTACTGCCCTTTATCAAGTTTCCCTACACGCGTTTTTTCGATAAACGGCCCAATATCATGATCATCGCCCTGGATACTCTCCGGGCCGACCACCTGGGTTGCTACGGGTATGGGCGGGGCATCTCTCCCAATATCGATAATTTCTCGAAAGATGCCACCCTTTACTGGAACACGATGTCCCAGTCTAACTGGACGCTCCCGGCCTTCAGCTCGCTTTTTACCTCGCTTTATCCCCACCGGCACGCCAACGGGATAGGTTATGACACGAAAAATAAAATAACCGGAAGTTCACTTCCCAAGAATATCCCGAACCTCGCCGATATACTCTCCCACATGGGATATTATACCAACGCAATAACAGGGGGGTATTACGTATCGGACACCGTCGGCTTCGATATAGGCTTCAAAAAATTCCATCAAATGGGCAATCCCACCCAAGGGATACGAAAGGATTTGCCCCTGCAAATTGAAATGGCAAGGGACTGGATTACGAGAAACCACAGCTTTACGAAATTCTTCATGTTTTTTCATACATACGAGTGCCACAATCCCTACCGCCCGCCCCAGAAGTATCTGGATATGATAGACCCCTTATATAACGGCCCTCCCATTTCGGGAAATGTTACCCACGATTTTGTGCTGAAAAGGACCCCAGGGATTACCGAGGTTACCCCGGAAATAGTGGAGAGGTATATATCACTGTACGATGCGGAGATCCTCTATACCGATGCGGTTGTGGGGGAATTCTTCGGATTCCTTAAAGAAAAAGGGATCTATGATGATTCGTTGATAATTTTATTGAGCGACCACGGAGACGAGTTTTACGAGCGGGGAGGTTGGAACCACGGGCATACAATGTATGATGAGCTTCTCAGGGTGCCGATAATCGTCAAATATCCGGGGGGAGAAAAAACGGGAGTCGACAGCCTTCGGCTTGCCCGACTAATAGACGTAATGCCCACGATTCTCTTCGATGTGCTCGGCGTGGAAAGAGAGGGGTGGTTTATGGAGGGGGTTCCCCTTTCGGAGCCTCTCGACGATCCCATCGGCATCGCCGAGGGGAAAATGACCTGGGACGGGATGAACCTTTTCTCCCTTCGACAAGGTGAACTGAAGTATGTATTCGATGAAAACGAAAGACGTACTATGGTTTTTGACCTGAAAGAGGATCCGGGAGAAAAGAGAAATCTGATCCGGAAAAGGAGAGATGAAGCCCTGAGGATCGAATCCATTGCGAAAGATTACGAGTCGATCTATATGTCGAATTTGAAGAATCTTTTAGATCCAAAGTCGGTAGACGATGAAACCATCGAGGTTCTAAAAGACCTCGGCTACCTTTAA
- a CDS encoding ABC transporter permease, whose translation MNDKSPCSRAVYIHEDARENRGGLSRFFTLLRILVNRELKGRYRRSILGPVWAVIQPLLYLLIFMFIRGVLDIPSDGIPYPLFAYSALVPWTLFSGGITRSSMSITQNKAIINKVSVSKELFPIISVSAVVIDFLISLALLFLMMFFFKVPVGRFVLWVPIITILIILLSVGISLGFTALGTYKDDFRFALPFLMQVWMLASPVIYPVGKVPAKWQLFYKLNPMVGLIEGFRNALIKNAAPDFGLLWVSLAAIVGVWIVAWPLFRYLSRYFSDVL comes from the coding sequence ATGAACGATAAATCACCGTGTTCAAGGGCTGTTTATATACATGAGGACGCCCGAGAGAACCGTGGTGGGCTCTCCCGCTTTTTTACGCTTTTGAGAATCCTGGTCAACCGCGAGCTGAAGGGGCGCTATCGCCGTTCGATCTTAGGGCCCGTATGGGCGGTCATTCAACCGCTCCTCTACCTGTTGATCTTCATGTTCATAAGGGGGGTTCTCGATATTCCGAGCGACGGGATACCCTATCCCCTTTTTGCGTACAGCGCCCTGGTGCCATGGACCCTCTTTTCCGGCGGCATTACCCGCTCGAGCATGAGCATCACCCAGAACAAGGCGATAATCAACAAGGTCTCCGTCTCAAAAGAGCTCTTTCCGATCATCTCCGTGAGCGCCGTCGTGATAGATTTTCTCATCTCTCTGGCGCTCCTTTTTTTGATGATGTTTTTCTTTAAAGTCCCGGTCGGCCGCTTCGTGCTCTGGGTCCCGATTATAACGATACTCATCATTCTCCTCAGTGTCGGCATAAGCCTTGGGTTTACCGCCCTGGGTACATACAAGGACGATTTTCGCTTTGCGCTCCCCTTCTTAATGCAGGTCTGGATGCTGGCAAGCCCCGTTATATATCCCGTGGGGAAGGTTCCCGCAAAATGGCAGCTTTTTTATAAGCTCAACCCAATGGTGGGACTCATCGAGGGGTTCAGAAACGCGTTGATCAAAAACGCGGCGCCCGACTTCGGACTGCTTTGGGTATCGCTTGCGGCCATCGTCGGCGTCTGGATTGTGGCCTGGCCCCTTTTTCGCTATTTGTCCAGATATTTTTCGGATGTCCTATGA
- a CDS encoding ABC transporter ATP-binding protein produces MTRDTKMAVTVEGLSKQYGLPPMPTAKKLLDLFTGGKKKMAHAVRPLALDNISFEVRRGAILGVIGKNGSGKSTLLKVLAGVTPHSRGLIRVSGRIFPMIELSAGIHPELTGKENAVILGAIMGLTKSEITERLSEIEDFSELEGWFYKPVRKYSSGMYARLGFSVAMNVDADVLLVDEVLAVGDTAFQRKCYDRLSLLEKKGATILFVSHNIRQVERICSSVIWLDGGKIIMEGNPTEVVQAYYKRADEELLERTRKVFVKEVETRPEKTETELRIIDARLLDESGKKVDTVEMFRPITIELEFVCYERVKSPGFTLGFHTTDLVNVTSFSTAYMGKTPDFEPGAHKILCRIPSVILNPGVYGIRAGIGSDTQWRAMDSAYGLSLFQVTSDDFRVIEQGVGLVFTEAEWLF; encoded by the coding sequence ATGACGAGAGATACAAAAATGGCGGTGACGGTCGAGGGATTGTCAAAACAATACGGCCTTCCGCCGATGCCGACGGCGAAAAAGCTTTTAGACCTCTTTACCGGCGGTAAAAAAAAGATGGCCCACGCCGTGCGTCCATTGGCCCTCGATAATATCTCATTTGAGGTCAGGCGCGGGGCGATCCTCGGGGTTATCGGGAAAAACGGCTCCGGGAAGAGCACGCTTTTGAAGGTCCTGGCTGGCGTTACTCCCCATTCCCGGGGATTGATTCGAGTTTCGGGGAGGATTTTCCCCATGATAGAGCTCAGTGCCGGAATCCACCCGGAGCTGACGGGAAAGGAAAACGCCGTCATACTGGGGGCTATCATGGGCCTTACAAAATCGGAGATAACCGAGAGGCTTTCCGAGATAGAGGATTTTTCGGAACTGGAAGGCTGGTTTTACAAGCCGGTCCGAAAATATTCCAGCGGCATGTACGCCCGCCTCGGCTTCAGCGTTGCCATGAACGTTGACGCCGACGTGCTTTTGGTCGACGAGGTCCTGGCCGTGGGCGATACCGCCTTTCAGCGAAAGTGCTATGACCGTCTCTCTCTCCTCGAAAAGAAGGGGGCGACCATCCTTTTTGTCTCCCACAACATCCGCCAGGTGGAGCGGATCTGCTCGTCGGTGATATGGCTTGACGGGGGAAAGATCATCATGGAGGGAAACCCCACCGAGGTTGTCCAGGCGTACTACAAGCGGGCCGACGAGGAGTTACTGGAGAGGACGAGAAAGGTTTTTGTAAAAGAGGTCGAAACGAGGCCTGAAAAAACTGAGACGGAGCTGCGAATAATCGACGCCAGACTGCTCGACGAAAGCGGAAAAAAGGTGGACACCGTGGAGATGTTCAGGCCGATTACCATCGAGCTCGAGTTCGTCTGTTACGAGCGGGTGAAGTCGCCCGGTTTTACGCTGGGATTTCACACCACCGACTTGGTCAACGTGACCTCTTTCAGCACCGCGTACATGGGAAAGACCCCCGATTTCGAGCCGGGCGCCCATAAAATCCTCTGTCGAATCCCCAGCGTAATACTCAATCCCGGCGTCTATGGAATCAGAGCCGGCATAGGGAGCGATACCCAGTGGCGCGCAATGGACAGCGCCTACGGCCTCTCTCTTTTTCAGGTCACTTCCGACGACTTCAGAGTGATCGAGCAGGGTGTGGGTCTCGTTTTTACAGAGGCCGAATGGCTTTTTTAA
- a CDS encoding acylneuraminate cytidylyltransferase family protein has product MTGKTVFAVIPARGGSRGVLKKNISAVAGKPLVAWTIQAALKSGALNRVVVTTDDPAIAEISKEYGAEVPFLRPEALARDDTPGIDPIIHAVRWLEENEGYDPASVMALQPTSPLRSTKDIDRSVSIMREKGADFVVSVTETKHHPYWTKTIDQNGRLGDFVSSKEIISCRQGLPPAYSINGAIYLGKKKALLEKATWFTDNTYPYIMPQDRSLDIDTPWDIYIADLVLRNAHENK; this is encoded by the coding sequence ATGACCGGAAAAACCGTCTTTGCCGTTATCCCCGCCCGGGGCGGCTCCAGGGGGGTCTTGAAAAAGAACATATCGGCTGTTGCAGGAAAGCCCCTCGTGGCGTGGACAATCCAGGCGGCCCTAAAGAGCGGGGCGCTTAACCGGGTTGTCGTTACGACGGACGATCCGGCGATCGCTGAGATCTCCAAGGAATACGGGGCGGAGGTTCCCTTTCTTCGCCCGGAGGCGCTGGCCAGGGACGACACCCCGGGAATCGATCCAATCATCCATGCCGTCCGCTGGCTGGAGGAAAACGAGGGGTACGACCCGGCCTCCGTCATGGCACTCCAGCCAACGTCCCCCCTGAGGAGCACGAAAGACATAGACCGTTCGGTAAGCATCATGAGAGAAAAAGGAGCCGACTTTGTGGTCAGCGTCACGGAGACGAAACACCATCCCTACTGGACAAAGACGATCGACCAAAATGGAAGGCTTGGCGATTTCGTTTCATCAAAGGAGATCATTTCATGCCGTCAGGGACTTCCTCCGGCGTACAGTATCAACGGGGCGATCTACCTTGGTAAAAAAAAGGCCCTGCTCGAAAAAGCGACGTGGTTTACCGACAATACATATCCATACATAATGCCCCAGGATCGGTCGCTGGACATCGATACGCCATGGGACATATATATCGCCGATCTTGTTTTGAGAAACGCCCATGAAAATAAATGA